Proteins co-encoded in one Coregonus clupeaformis isolate EN_2021a chromosome 5, ASM2061545v1, whole genome shotgun sequence genomic window:
- the sptssb gene encoding serine palmitoyltransferase small subunit B, which translates to MVLKYLKEYLSWLYYQYLLITGIYVLEPWEQSIFNSVLFSSMAMVIYTSYVFVPVHVCLALEFLSGICGEQPESTMALIN; encoded by the coding sequence ATGGTCTTGAAATACCTGAAGGAGTACCTGAGCTGGCTGTACTACCAGTACCTGCTCATCACAGGAATATATGTGCTTGAGCCCTGGGAGCAGTCCATCTTCAACTCTGTCCTCTTCTCTTCCATGGCCATGGTCATCTACACCTCCTATGTCTTTGTGCCTGTCCATGTGTGTCTGGCACTCGAGTTCTTATCCGGGATCTGCGGGGAACAGCCAGAGAGCACCATGGCACTAATAAACTAA
- the LOC121565447 gene encoding 60S ribosomal export protein NMD3, with amino-acid sequence MEYMQAPATSSQGNILCCTCGIPIPPNPANMCVSCLRTTVDISEGIPKQVNLHFCKQCERYLQPPASWVQCALESRELLALCLKKLKGNMTKVRLIDAGFLWTEPHSKRIKLKVTIQKEVMNGAILQQVFVVEFVIQGQMCDDCHRVEAKDFWNSVVQVRQKTSHKKTFYYLEQLILKHKLHQNALNIKEIHDGIDFYYATKQHAQKMVDFLQCTVPCRSKTSQRLISHDIHSNTFNYKSTYSIEIVPVCKDNVVCLSPRLAQSLGNMGQVCVCARVTSTIHLIDPNTLQIAEVDGGTYWRNPFSSLVSPRQLEEFIVMDTEVIRNQKLGAGAGIRSNKHTLAEVWVQKTSEMDTAQQYHCRTHLGHLLNIGDMVQGFDFANSNVNDEFLNKMNPSHIPDVVLIKKSYNRSKRVKRRNWKLKEMDKDREGMAPEDERQYQDFLEDLEEDEALRKNVNIFRDASKIPVESDTDDEGAPRISLMEMLEDLSLTDATGGEGADMLTE; translated from the exons ATGGAGTACATGCAAGCTCCTGCTACAAGCAGCCAGGGGAACAT cctgTGCTGCACCTGTGGCATCCCCATCCCCCCAAACCCAGCCAACATGTGTGTGTCCTGCCTCAGAACCACAGTGGACATCTCTGAGGGAATCCCCAAGCAAGTCAATCTGCACTTCTGCAAGCAGTGTGAACG GTACTTGCAGCCTCCAGCCTCCTGGGTGCAGTGTGCTCTGGAGTCCAGGGAACTGCTCGCCCTCTGCCTTAAAAAACTGAAGGGCAACATGACCAAA GTGCGTCTGATCGATGCTGGATTCCTGTGGACGGAACCCCACTCCAAGCGGATCAAGTTGAAGGTGACCATACAGAAAGAG GTGATGAACGGAGCCATCCTGCAGCAGGTGTTTGTGGTGGAGTTTGTCATCCAGGGCCAAATGTGTGACGACTGCCACCGTGTCGAGGCCAAGGACTTCTGGAACTCTGTGGTGCAAGTCAGACAGAAG ACTTCTCACAAGAAGACGTTCTACTACCTGGAGCAGCTGATTCTCAAGCACAAACTCCATCAGAACGCACTCAACATCAAAGAGATCCATG ATGGTATTGATTTCTACTATGCCACCAAGCAGCATGCTCAGAAGATGGTTGATTTCCTCCAGTGCACAGTCCCCTGCAG GTCGAAGACCTCCCAGCGCCTCATCTCCCACGACATCCACTCAAACACATTCAACTACAAGAGCACCTACTCCATTGAGATTGTTCCTGTTTGCAAG GACAACGTGGTGTGTCTGTCGCCGCGTCTGGCTCAGAGCCTGGGGAACAtgggccaggtgtgtgtgtgtgcccgagTCACCAGCACCATCCACCTCATCGACCCCAACACCCTGCAGA TCGCTGAGGTGGATGGGGGCACATACTGGCGCAACCCCTTCAGCAGCCTCGTTAGCCCACGGCAACTGGAGGAGTTCATCGTCATGGATACTGAGGTCATCAGGAACCAGAAGCTGGGGGCGGGAGCAGGCATAAGGTCCAATAAG CACACCCTGGCTGAGGTGTGGGTGCAGAAGACATCAGAGATGGACACAGCTCAGCAGTACCACTGTCGCACCCACCTGGGCCACCTGCTTAACATAGGAGACATGGTGCAGGG CTTTGACTTTGCCAATTCCAATGTTAATGACGAGTTTCTGAACAAGATGAACCCGAGTCATATTCCTGACGTG GTGCTGATCAAGAAGAGCTACAACCGCAGCAAGAGGGTGAAGCGCAGGAACTGGAAGCTGAAGGAGATGGACAAAGACAGAGAGGGCATGGCGCCTGAAGATGAGAg aCAATACCAGGACTTCCTAGAGGACCTGGAGGAAGACGAAGCCCTGAGAAAGAACGTCAACATCTTCAGAG ATGCGTCTAAGATCCCAGTGGAGAGTGACACGGATGACGAGGGCGCTCCTCGGATCTCTTTGATGGAGATGCTGGAGGACCTCAGCCTAACAGACGCCACCGGGGGAGAGGGAGCCGACATGCTGACCGAATAG